From Flavipsychrobacter sp., a single genomic window includes:
- the vsr gene encoding DNA mismatch endonuclease Vsr, giving the protein MADVHDKKTRSYNMSQVKGKDTKPELLVRKFLHANGFRYRLHVKDLASKPDIVLPKYNTVIFVHGCFWHGHKNCKYFTIPKTKTEWWTKKINGNIANDQKTIHQLQGAGWNIITIWTCELKPKKLDETLSNLIDKLTL; this is encoded by the coding sequence ATGGCTGATGTACACGATAAGAAAACAAGAAGTTATAACATGAGCCAAGTAAAAGGCAAAGACACAAAGCCTGAATTGTTGGTTCGCAAATTTCTTCATGCTAATGGGTTCAGGTATAGGTTACATGTTAAAGACCTTGCCAGTAAGCCAGATATTGTTTTACCCAAATACAATACTGTAATATTTGTTCACGGCTGCTTTTGGCATGGGCATAAAAACTGTAAGTATTTCACCATACCTAAAACAAAAACAGAATGGTGGACAAAAAAGATAAACGGTAATATAGCCAACGATCAAAAAACGATACATCAATTACAAGGTGCAGGTTGGAATATAATTACAATATGGACTTGTGAGTTAAAACCTAAAAAGTTAGATGAAACATTAAGCAATTTGATAGATAAACTTACACTTTAG
- a CDS encoding DNA cytosine methyltransferase: MSRSVVQKIRKPKPIVKELALGVEKNIPFPGPKEGEEDFTFIDLFAGIGGFRLAMQNLNGRCVFTSEWDASAQKTYEVNFGDRPHGDITQKSTKDAIPKKFDVLCAGFPCQAFSIAGKRGGFEDTRGTLFFDVAEIIKKHQPKAVFLENVKGLFNHDKGKTLSTILNTLRDDLDYYVPDPQIINAKYYGVPQNRERIFIVGFRKNLAITDFEYPQSKDIAVKVSDIIEENVVSAKYYLSTQYLSTLRAHKERHAQKGNGFGYEILKNEGVANAIVVGGMGRERNLIIDKRLKDFTPVTKIKGEVNREGIRRLTPREWARLQGFPDEFKLEVADASAYKQFGNSVAVPAIQATAQKIIKKIL, encoded by the coding sequence ATGAGTCGTTCTGTAGTGCAAAAGATAAGGAAGCCGAAACCAATAGTAAAAGAGTTGGCACTAGGAGTTGAAAAAAATATTCCTTTTCCCGGACCAAAAGAGGGAGAAGAAGATTTTACATTTATTGACCTGTTTGCAGGTATTGGTGGTTTTAGGTTAGCTATGCAAAACCTGAATGGCAGATGTGTATTTACATCAGAATGGGATGCATCTGCACAGAAAACGTATGAAGTGAATTTCGGAGATCGACCACATGGAGATATTACCCAAAAAAGCACTAAAGATGCTATACCGAAAAAGTTCGATGTTTTATGTGCAGGTTTTCCTTGTCAAGCATTTTCTATAGCGGGTAAACGTGGCGGGTTTGAAGATACTAGGGGTACATTGTTTTTTGATGTTGCAGAAATCATTAAAAAGCATCAGCCCAAAGCTGTTTTTTTAGAAAATGTAAAGGGATTATTCAATCATGATAAAGGCAAAACGTTAAGCACAATTCTAAACACGTTAAGAGACGATTTGGATTATTATGTGCCTGACCCGCAAATCATAAACGCTAAATATTATGGTGTACCACAGAATAGAGAACGGATTTTTATTGTAGGCTTCAGAAAGAACTTAGCCATTACCGATTTTGAATACCCGCAATCGAAAGATATAGCAGTTAAGGTTAGTGATATAATAGAAGAAAACGTTGTTAGTGCTAAGTACTATTTGTCTACTCAATATCTAAGCACGTTAAGAGCGCATAAGGAAAGACATGCACAAAAAGGTAACGGTTTTGGTTATGAGATTTTAAAAAACGAAGGCGTTGCAAATGCCATTGTAGTAGGTGGCATGGGGCGTGAACGTAACCTAATAATTGATAAACGTTTGAAAGACTTTACTCCTGTAACAAAAATAAAAGGTGAAGTAAACAGAGAAGGGATAAGAAGGTTAACACCAAGAGAGTGGGCCAGGCTTCAAGGGTTCCCTGACGAATTTAAACTGGAAGTAGCAGACGCTTCTGCTTATAAGCAGTTCGGCAACTCGGTTGCCGTACCTGCAATACAAGCAACTGCTCAAAAAATAATTAAGAAAATTCTATAA
- a CDS encoding glycosyltransferase family 2 protein, producing the protein MSKVLSIVIPAYNEGPTIHHILDKVKEVDLIDGISKEVIIVNDCSKDNTEEAILAYKDANTDLPISYYKHEVNQGKGAALHTGINKATGDYVIIQDADLEYDPQEYNVLLKPIVNGFADVVYGSRFMGGNPHRILFFWHSIGNGMLTFLSNMFTNLNLSDMETCYKLFKREIVQSLKLEEKRFGFEPEVTAKVSRVPKIRIYEVGISYYGRTYEEGKKIGWKDGFRAIYCILKYNIFKK; encoded by the coding sequence ATGAGCAAAGTACTCTCTATTGTAATACCGGCCTATAACGAAGGTCCTACCATTCATCACATTTTGGATAAGGTGAAGGAGGTCGATCTTATCGATGGTATAAGTAAAGAAGTAATTATTGTTAATGATTGCTCTAAAGACAATACTGAAGAAGCCATATTAGCCTATAAGGATGCTAATACCGATTTACCTATTAGTTATTATAAGCATGAGGTAAACCAAGGAAAAGGCGCAGCTTTACATACGGGTATCAATAAAGCCACAGGTGACTATGTTATCATACAAGATGCCGATCTAGAGTACGACCCTCAGGAATATAATGTATTGCTTAAGCCAATAGTAAACGGGTTTGCTGATGTGGTGTATGGCTCGCGCTTTATGGGCGGCAACCCACATCGTATATTGTTTTTCTGGCATTCGATAGGTAACGGCATGCTTACTTTCTTGTCTAACATGTTTACCAACCTCAACTTGAGCGATATGGAGACCTGTTATAAACTCTTTAAAAGAGAGATCGTACAAAGCCTGAAATTGGAGGAAAAACGCTTTGGTTTCGAACCGGAAGTTACTGCCAAAGTATCTCGAGTACCTAAAATTCGCATCTATGAGGTAGGCATCTCCTATTATGGGCGCACCTACGAAGAAGGCAAGAAAATAGGATGGAAAGATGGTTTTAGGGCTATTTATTGCATTTTGAAATACAATATCTTCAAAAAATAA
- a CDS encoding gamma carbonic anhydrase family protein produces the protein MPVILPVKGVMPQIPEGCYIAENATVVGDVVMGEECSVWFNAVVRGDVNSIRMGNKVNIQDGACIHCTYEKTKVTLGNNVSIGHNAIVHGCTVEDNVLIGMGAIVMDNVTIGSGSIIAAGAVVLENTKVPPGSIFAGVPAKKVKDISQELLQGEVERIANNYVMYSSWFK, from the coding sequence ATGCCGGTAATATTACCCGTAAAAGGCGTTATGCCACAAATACCCGAAGGCTGCTATATAGCTGAAAATGCAACTGTTGTGGGCGATGTTGTGATGGGGGAGGAGTGCAGCGTATGGTTTAATGCTGTGGTGCGTGGAGATGTGAACAGCATACGCATGGGTAATAAAGTAAATATACAAGATGGCGCTTGTATACATTGTACTTACGAAAAGACCAAAGTGACATTAGGAAATAATGTATCTATTGGCCACAATGCCATTGTACATGGCTGTACTGTAGAAGATAACGTGCTAATAGGTATGGGAGCCATTGTTATGGATAATGTAACCATAGGTAGCGGCAGCATCATAGCGGCTGGTGCTGTAGTGCTGGAAAACACAAAAGTACCTCCGGGTAGTATTTTTGCAGGCGTACCTGCCAAAAAAGTAAAGGATATCAGCCAAGAATTACTGCAAGGAGAGGTGGAAAGGATTGCTAATAACTACGTTATGTATAGCTCTTGGTTTAAATAA
- a CDS encoding EVE domain-containing protein: MMFHICFTNPKAWEISYQKGVYGNVEGENDQEQTLWGKVADLLAIKKGDYVFFYIKKSMVLAGLFEVTSEPYYCEDYLFEDETQCYPFRFNFKEVSAYKKYIPVSELAKLIQMGNLFSISTFERDANATFRGIRQITSLEADNLKKILLRYNPKVNTDDVKTYEEISVSDTLLEARELISRKEEGETFETPTALKLTLIPTKLKRVRDNYYISKYENALQGYIYYCIKRNLKNIISDLDLNNSIQWLLEAPILHTQQFRSDILCLYNEINEAPHFYSIIEIKRDQKITISDLSQLIGYMKAYADLKKIPFSSIEGIYISNKFEEGVTNYLKSRKDTENENPIRLIEYSTNEEGVVTFEELFVEV; encoded by the coding sequence ATGATGTTTCATATATGTTTTACAAACCCAAAGGCTTGGGAGATATCATATCAAAAAGGTGTATATGGTAATGTTGAAGGTGAAAATGATCAAGAACAAACTTTATGGGGAAAGGTAGCGGACTTGCTTGCAATAAAGAAAGGTGATTATGTATTCTTTTATATAAAGAAATCTATGGTCTTAGCTGGATTATTTGAAGTAACCTCAGAGCCATATTACTGTGAAGATTACCTATTTGAAGATGAAACTCAATGCTATCCTTTTAGGTTTAATTTTAAGGAGGTATCTGCATATAAAAAATATATTCCAGTATCAGAATTAGCTAAGTTAATACAGATGGGCAACCTGTTTTCTATAAGTACATTTGAAAGAGATGCTAATGCAACATTTAGAGGAATCAGACAAATTACAAGTCTTGAAGCAGATAATCTGAAAAAAATACTGTTAAGATATAATCCAAAAGTAAATACTGATGATGTAAAAACTTATGAAGAGATATCTGTATCTGATACACTATTAGAAGCAAGAGAACTTATTTCTAGGAAAGAAGAAGGTGAAACGTTTGAAACTCCTACTGCGCTTAAACTAACTCTTATACCTACTAAGTTAAAAAGAGTAAGGGATAATTATTATATCTCAAAATATGAAAATGCTTTACAAGGTTATATTTACTATTGCATTAAAAGAAACTTAAAGAATATCATTAGCGATCTGGATTTGAATAATAGTATACAATGGCTTCTTGAAGCACCAATATTACATACCCAGCAATTTAGATCAGATATATTATGCTTATATAATGAGATTAATGAAGCGCCACACTTTTATTCAATTATTGAGATTAAAAGAGACCAAAAAATTACTATTAGTGACCTTTCTCAATTAATTGGCTACATGAAAGCATATGCAGATTTAAAAAAGATACCATTTAGTAGCATTGAAGGTATATATATATCGAATAAATTCGAAGAAGGTGTCACTAATTACTTGAAAAGTAGAAAAGATACAGAAAACGAAAACCCGATTAGATTAATAGAGTATTCTACAAATGAAGAAGGTGTAGTGACTTTTGAAGAGTTATTTGTTGAGGTTTAG
- a CDS encoding methylmalonyl-CoA mutase family protein — MSYTPKNKVRIVTAASLFDGHDAAINIMRRVMQSTGVEVIHLGHDRSVQEIVQCAIQEDANAIAITSYQGGHVEYFKYMYDLLKEQGCGHIKLFGGGGGVILPEEIEELHNYGITRIYSPDDGREMGLQGMIDDLIKTSDFPTGNQLNGEAGHLADKTPKDIARVISAAENFHDLPETQAILKKVEADAAKSTTPILGITGTGGAGKSSLVDELVRRFLLDFEDKNIGIISVDPSKRKTGGALLGDRIRMNAIRNDRVYMRSMATRQSNLAVSKHIMDAVNVLKAAKYDLIILETSGIGQSDTQITDYCDLSMYVMTPEYGAATQLEKIDMLDFADIVVVNKFDKRGAMDALRDVKKQYQRNHKLFDKQPDDMPVYGTIASQFNDPGTNTMYKSLMDLIAERTNADLKSTFEISNEMSEKIYIIPPNRTRYLSEISENNRSYDKWVKDQAAIAQKLFGITKTIETLQNGDVEDKDRLIKTLQEVYSKTEIDLDPKNRILIEGWDEKKKKYQDEFYTFKVRNKELKIKTHTESLSHTQIPKVAVPRFEAWGEILQWALSENFPGEFPYAAGIYPFKREGEDPTRMFAGEGGPERTNKRFHYVSLGMPAKRLSTAFDSVTLYGQDPDHRPDIYGKVGNSGVSVCCLDDAKKLYSGFRLADPKTSVSMTINGPAPTITAFFMNAAIDQECEIYIKENGLEEEVNKKIEAIYKEKGAKRPTYNSSTFSDAKVGELPQGNDGLGLMLLGVTGDQVLPADVYAKIKEETLKQVRGTVQADILKEDQAQNTCIFSTEFSLRVMGDVQQYFIDNGVRNFYSVSISGYHIAEAGANPISQLAFTLSNGFTFVEYYLSRGMDINDFAPNLSFFFSNGIDPEYSVIGRVARRIWAKAMKNKYGGNERSQMLKYHIQTSGRSLHAQEIDFNDIRTTLQALYAIYDNCNSLHTNAYDEAITTPTEESVRRAMAIQLIINKELGLAKNENPLQGSFIIEELTDLVEEAVLTEFDRITERGGVLGAMETMYQRGKIQEESLYYETLKHTGEFPIIGVNTFLSSKGSPTVRPGEVIRSTTEEKEFQIETVQNLWKRSGDIGEQKLKELQQVAISNGNVFEKLIDTVKYCSLGQITKALFDVGGQYRRNM, encoded by the coding sequence ATGTCATATACTCCTAAGAATAAAGTTCGTATTGTAACTGCTGCGTCACTTTTTGATGGGCACGATGCTGCTATTAACATCATGCGTCGTGTAATGCAGAGCACAGGTGTGGAAGTGATACATCTTGGTCACGATAGAAGTGTACAGGAAATTGTACAATGTGCTATACAAGAAGATGCAAATGCTATTGCTATCACCTCCTATCAGGGTGGGCACGTAGAGTATTTTAAATACATGTACGATCTACTTAAAGAGCAAGGCTGTGGACACATCAAACTTTTTGGTGGCGGTGGTGGTGTTATTTTACCCGAAGAGATAGAGGAATTACACAATTACGGCATCACGCGTATCTATTCTCCGGATGATGGCCGTGAGATGGGGTTGCAGGGCATGATCGACGACCTTATTAAAACCAGTGATTTCCCAACAGGCAACCAACTTAATGGAGAGGCTGGTCACCTAGCAGATAAAACTCCAAAAGACATCGCAAGAGTAATATCAGCAGCTGAAAACTTTCATGACTTACCAGAAACGCAGGCTATACTTAAAAAAGTAGAAGCAGATGCTGCTAAGTCTACCACACCTATATTGGGTATTACCGGTACAGGTGGTGCTGGTAAAAGCTCTTTGGTAGATGAACTGGTTCGCCGTTTCTTACTCGATTTTGAAGATAAGAACATCGGTATTATATCCGTAGATCCTTCTAAACGTAAGACAGGAGGTGCACTACTTGGCGACCGTATCCGTATGAATGCCATACGTAACGATCGTGTATATATGCGCTCTATGGCTACACGCCAAAGCAACCTTGCCGTGTCTAAGCATATCATGGATGCGGTAAATGTGCTTAAAGCAGCAAAATACGACCTTATTATACTAGAAACATCGGGCATAGGACAAAGTGATACACAAATAACTGACTATTGCGACCTGAGCATGTATGTAATGACACCAGAATATGGTGCAGCAACTCAATTGGAGAAGATAGACATGCTTGATTTCGCTGATATAGTTGTAGTCAACAAATTTGACAAACGCGGTGCAATGGATGCACTACGCGATGTAAAGAAACAATATCAACGCAACCATAAGTTGTTTGATAAACAACCTGATGATATGCCGGTATATGGCACTATCGCATCACAGTTCAACGACCCGGGCACCAATACCATGTACAAATCCCTTATGGATTTGATAGCAGAGCGTACCAATGCTGACTTAAAGTCTACTTTTGAGATAAGCAACGAGATGAGTGAGAAGATATATATCATCCCACCAAACCGTACTCGTTACCTAAGTGAAATATCAGAGAATAACCGTAGCTACGACAAATGGGTAAAAGACCAAGCAGCCATTGCCCAAAAGCTATTCGGTATTACCAAGACTATAGAAACATTGCAAAACGGTGATGTAGAAGATAAAGACCGTTTGATTAAAACACTACAGGAAGTATATAGCAAAACTGAAATAGATCTTGACCCTAAGAATAGAATACTAATCGAGGGATGGGATGAGAAGAAGAAGAAATATCAAGACGAATTCTACACCTTCAAGGTGCGTAATAAAGAGCTAAAGATAAAAACACATACAGAGTCGCTTTCTCATACACAGATACCTAAAGTAGCCGTACCAAGGTTTGAAGCTTGGGGCGAGATACTACAATGGGCGTTGAGTGAGAACTTCCCTGGAGAGTTCCCTTATGCAGCTGGTATCTATCCATTCAAGCGTGAGGGTGAAGACCCAACACGTATGTTTGCAGGAGAGGGTGGACCAGAGCGTACCAACAAGCGTTTCCACTATGTATCACTAGGTATGCCTGCCAAACGTTTGAGTACTGCTTTTGATAGTGTGACATTATATGGGCAAGACCCTGACCACCGCCCTGATATATATGGTAAAGTAGGTAACTCTGGTGTGAGTGTTTGCTGCTTAGACGATGCAAAGAAGCTGTACAGTGGCTTCCGTTTAGCAGACCCTAAGACATCGGTATCTATGACCATTAACGGTCCTGCACCAACTATTACCGCCTTCTTTATGAATGCAGCCATAGACCAAGAGTGTGAAATATACATCAAAGAAAATGGACTGGAAGAGGAAGTAAACAAGAAGATAGAAGCTATATATAAAGAGAAAGGCGCTAAACGACCAACCTACAACTCTTCTACATTTAGCGATGCCAAAGTAGGCGAGTTACCTCAAGGTAACGATGGTCTTGGATTGATGCTACTAGGCGTTACGGGCGACCAAGTACTACCTGCCGATGTATATGCTAAGATCAAAGAAGAAACACTGAAACAAGTACGTGGTACCGTACAAGCAGACATACTTAAAGAGGACCAAGCACAAAACACTTGTATCTTCTCTACAGAGTTTAGCCTACGTGTGATGGGTGACGTACAACAGTACTTCATTGACAATGGTGTTCGTAATTTCTATTCCGTTTCTATTAGTGGCTACCACATAGCAGAGGCAGGAGCTAACCCTATTTCTCAATTGGCATTCACGCTAAGTAATGGCTTTACATTTGTAGAGTACTACTTGAGTAGAGGAATGGACATCAATGATTTTGCACCAAACCTATCCTTCTTCTTTAGCAATGGTATAGATCCAGAATACAGTGTTATTGGCCGTGTGGCGCGCCGTATATGGGCTAAAGCCATGAAGAACAAATATGGTGGTAATGAACGTTCTCAAATGTTGAAGTATCATATTCAAACATCAGGTCGTTCGCTACACGCACAGGAGATAGACTTCAACGATATACGTACTACACTACAAGCACTATACGCGATATACGACAACTGTAACTCACTGCACACCAACGCTTATGACGAGGCCATCACAACGCCTACGGAAGAGAGCGTTCGTCGTGCTATGGCAATACAACTGATCATCAATAAAGAGCTTGGCTTGGCTAAGAATGAGAATCCACTGCAAGGTTCGTTCATCATAGAGGAGCTGACTGACCTTGTTGAGGAAGCCGTACTTACCGAGTTCGATCGTATTACAGAACGTGGTGGTGTATTGGGTGCTATGGAAACCATGTATCAGCGTGGTAAGATACAGGAGGAAAGCTTGTATTATGAAACACTGAAACATACAGGTGAATTCCCGATCATTGGTGTAAACACATTCTTGAGTAGTAAGGGCTCTCCTACAGTAAGACCAGGAGAAGTGATCCGCTCTACAACAGAAGAAAAAGAATTCCAAATAGAGACGGTACAGAACTTGTGGAAGCGCTCGGGTGATATTGGCGAACAAAAGCTAAAAGAACTACAACAAGTAGCCATTAGCAACGGTAATGTTTTTGAAAAGCTGATAGATACCGTGAAGTATTGTTCACTAGGGCAAATCACTAAAGCCCTATTTGACGTAGGTGGACAGTACCGTAGAAATATGTAA
- a CDS encoding TonB-dependent receptor, with translation MTKTSTLLKSLVFLPILSLLTVAATAQYTISGKIIGKGGAPVNGASVYLDNTLDGGTSDSMGNFSFKTTEKGSQVLVATEVTHMDAGMTIEVNGDVTGIVLKMKVNTNMLEAVTVTAGSFEASSGKQAVLKPLDIVTTAGAQADIAKAIQTLPGTQQQGAQTGLFVRGGDASEAAVIIDGLTAQNAFLSTAPGVAARSRFSAFQFKGVAFSSGGYSARYGQALSSVLELNSNDKPSKSTLNLGLNMAGVYASGSKVFEKTSIEGSASYTNVSPFYSIAKTNFDFYEAPQGIGASTKFTYTPKKDGIIKALVNYQRFKSGTRLPDPTDGSKSLDFGLTNSTVYSTVSYKQKLNKKWNSYVAVGYSFNEDDAKFDTIPSLSKDYRTQARAELNYYPTTRLSFLMGGEFQHFNYDRTFSVFNTNFNETQVSGYLEMNWTPINWLAVKPGVRVTNSQLVSTTSVAPRLALALRAGLHGQFSIASGMFYQLADPQYYLAGSKPGFQKSVHYIANYQYMHKNRTIRVEAYYKDYDQLIREQVAGAFNANTFRFPNGSISNTGSGYAQGAELFFRDKETVKNGDFWVSYSYIDTRRLFQNYPVEAQPTFIATHNMNVVSKYFIEKLQTQVNLTYNYASGRPYYNPNNTEFLGDRTPDFHNLSMTFNYLTSIKKWFVVVYAGVDNVTNQKNVFGYRYANGNRYPIVPAVYRSVFVGANFSLSAFDLDEL, from the coding sequence ATGACTAAAACATCTACTTTACTAAAAAGCTTAGTCTTTCTACCCATTTTGTCATTATTAACCGTTGCAGCAACGGCACAGTATACCATTAGTGGTAAAATAATCGGTAAAGGCGGAGCACCTGTTAATGGTGCTAGTGTGTATTTAGATAATACATTAGATGGCGGCACTTCTGATAGTATGGGAAATTTTAGTTTCAAAACTACAGAGAAAGGCAGCCAAGTATTGGTAGCTACAGAGGTAACCCATATGGATGCTGGTATGACCATTGAGGTGAATGGAGATGTAACAGGCATAGTGCTAAAAATGAAAGTGAACACCAACATGCTGGAAGCGGTAACTGTAACAGCAGGCTCTTTCGAGGCATCAAGCGGAAAACAAGCAGTACTAAAACCACTGGATATTGTAACTACTGCAGGTGCACAAGCCGACATTGCCAAAGCCATACAAACACTACCTGGCACACAACAACAAGGTGCACAAACAGGTCTATTCGTTCGTGGTGGTGACGCCAGTGAGGCCGCTGTTATCATTGATGGACTTACCGCACAAAATGCTTTTTTAAGTACAGCACCTGGTGTGGCAGCGCGTAGTAGGTTTAGTGCCTTTCAATTCAAAGGAGTAGCTTTTAGTAGTGGTGGTTATAGTGCGCGCTATGGTCAGGCACTATCTTCGGTATTGGAGCTAAATAGTAATGATAAACCTAGCAAGAGTACGCTTAACTTAGGCTTAAACATGGCAGGTGTTTATGCTTCGGGGTCAAAAGTATTTGAGAAAACAAGCATAGAAGGGTCTGCATCTTATACGAATGTATCTCCTTTCTACAGCATCGCGAAAACCAACTTCGACTTCTATGAAGCGCCACAAGGTATAGGAGCTTCTACAAAGTTTACCTACACACCTAAAAAAGATGGTATCATAAAAGCATTGGTCAATTACCAACGTTTCAAAAGTGGCACAAGACTACCCGATCCTACAGATGGTAGTAAATCTTTAGATTTTGGGTTAACAAACAGTACTGTATACAGCACCGTATCTTATAAGCAGAAGCTAAACAAGAAATGGAATTCTTATGTCGCTGTTGGTTATAGTTTTAATGAAGACGATGCTAAGTTTGATACCATACCAAGCTTATCTAAAGACTATCGTACTCAGGCAAGAGCAGAGCTCAACTATTACCCAACAACAAGACTAAGTTTTTTGATGGGTGGCGAATTTCAACATTTCAACTATGATAGAACATTTAGTGTATTCAATACCAACTTTAATGAAACACAAGTATCAGGCTATCTGGAAATGAACTGGACACCCATTAACTGGCTGGCTGTAAAACCGGGTGTGCGTGTTACTAATAGCCAATTAGTAAGTACAACTTCTGTAGCGCCGAGGTTGGCACTTGCTTTAAGAGCAGGGCTACATGGTCAGTTCTCTATAGCTAGTGGTATGTTTTACCAATTGGCCGACCCACAATATTATTTGGCAGGTAGCAAACCGGGTTTTCAAAAATCAGTACACTACATAGCCAACTATCAGTACATGCATAAGAATCGTACAATACGCGTAGAAGCTTATTATAAAGATTATGACCAACTGATAAGAGAGCAAGTAGCAGGGGCGTTTAACGCCAACACTTTCCGTTTCCCTAATGGCAGTATAAGTAATACAGGTAGTGGATATGCTCAAGGTGCCGAACTATTCTTTAGAGATAAGGAAACGGTTAAGAATGGAGACTTCTGGGTATCGTATAGCTATATTGATACAAGAAGACTATTTCAAAACTATCCAGTAGAAGCACAACCTACATTTATAGCCACGCACAATATGAATGTAGTAAGTAAATACTTTATCGAAAAATTGCAAACACAAGTGAACCTTACTTATAACTATGCAAGTGGCAGACCATACTATAACCCTAACAATACTGAATTCTTAGGAGACCGCACTCCCGATTTTCACAACCTGAGTATGACCTTTAACTACCTCACCTCTATTAAAAAATGGTTTGTAGTGGTGTATGCAGGTGTTGATAACGTTACTAACCAAAAGAATGTATTTGGATATCGATATGCTAATGGGAACCGCTATCCTATTGTGCCAGCAGTATACCGCTCGGTATTCGTAGGTGCTAATTTCTCACTATCAGCATTTGACCTTGATGAATTATAA
- a CDS encoding helix-turn-helix transcriptional regulator — MSGEQEYMQLIGKRIRQVRKLRGYSSQESFAYEHDISRTQYGRYERGEGLHVSSLIKLVRIFDMTLAEFFSEGFE; from the coding sequence ATGAGTGGAGAACAAGAGTATATGCAACTTATTGGTAAGCGAATAAGACAAGTAAGAAAGCTTAGAGGCTATAGCAGTCAGGAATCGTTTGCATATGAGCATGATATTTCGCGTACCCAATACGGTAGATATGAGCGAGGTGAAGGACTACACGTCAGCAGTTTGATAAAGCTGGTTAGAATATTTGATATGACCTTAGCGGAGTTTTTTAGTGAGGGGTTTGAGTAA
- a CDS encoding PadR family transcriptional regulator, which produces MIFSSELIKGTLKTIILKLLTEQDRMYGYEITQKVKELTKDRIQITEGALYPTLHALEKDGLVTTEQVHIGKRVRKYYAISPAGTTKSEEKVNEFAAFMETMTFLLDLKPSV; this is translated from the coding sequence ATGATATTTTCTTCAGAACTCATAAAGGGCACGCTTAAGACCATTATCCTCAAGCTGCTTACCGAGCAAGACAGGATGTATGGTTATGAGATCACCCAAAAGGTGAAGGAACTCACCAAAGACAGAATACAGATAACCGAGGGGGCACTATACCCTACGCTCCATGCTTTGGAGAAGGACGGGCTGGTAACCACCGAGCAGGTACATATAGGCAAGCGGGTGCGCAAGTACTATGCCATTAGCCCTGCGGGTACTACTAAGAGTGAGGAGAAGGTGAACGAGTTTGCTGCCTTTATGGAGACCATGACCTTTTTGCTGGACCTCAAACCTTCTGTATAA
- a CDS encoding thymidylate synthase, translated as MQAYLDLLQHILDTGTQKEDRTGTGTISCFGYQMRFNLQEGFPVITTKKLHLKSIIHELLWFLKGDTNIKYLKDNGVRIWDEWADENGDLGPVYGHQWRSWAGADGSTYDQIKQAIDLIKNNPDSRRIIVNAWNVGDLPKMALSPCHALFQFYVADGKLSCQLYQRSADVFLGVPFNIASYALLTMMLAQVCDLELGDFVHTFGDVHLYSNHIEQAKLQLTRKPYALPTMKLNPEVKDLFDFKYEDFTLENYESHPHIKAAVAV; from the coding sequence ATGCAAGCATATCTTGACCTTTTACAGCATATTTTAGACACAGGTACTCAAAAAGAGGACCGTACAGGTACTGGTACTATAAGTTGTTTTGGCTATCAGATGCGCTTCAATCTACAAGAGGGTTTTCCTGTTATCACTACGAAGAAGCTACACCTCAAATCAATCATCCATGAGTTGTTATGGTTTTTGAAGGGGGATACGAATATTAAGTACTTAAAAGATAATGGTGTACGTATATGGGATGAATGGGCGGATGAAAATGGAGATCTAGGTCCTGTATATGGTCATCAATGGCGTAGCTGGGCTGGTGCGGATGGTTCTACTTACGACCAGATCAAACAAGCTATTGACCTAATAAAAAATAATCCTGATAGCAGGCGCATCATAGTAAATGCTTGGAATGTGGGAGATCTGCCTAAAATGGCATTAAGCCCTTGCCATGCTTTATTTCAGTTTTATGTAGCAGATGGCAAGTTGAGCTGTCAATTATACCAGCGTAGTGCCGATGTGTTTTTAGGTGTTCCTTTCAATATAGCATCTTATGCTTTGCTAACCATGATGCTGGCGCAAGTATGCGATCTGGAACTGGGAGATTTTGTACACACGTTTGGTGACGTACATTTGTATAGCAACCATATTGAGCAAGCAAAGCTTCAACTAACACGTAAGCCTTATGCATTGCCTACTATGAAGTTGAACCCTGAAGTAAAAGATTTGTTTGACTTTAAGTATGAAGATTTCACTTTAGAGAATTACGAAAGTCATCCACATATAAAAGCTGCAGTAGCAGTATAA